ACTTTCTGGCCAGAGTGCTAGGTTAGAGTTCTGGAGTCCTGGACTTCGCTGTATGACATAGGCCAAGACTCTTGCCCTCTCTGAATATCAGAAAAATGAGGCTGGAACATCTCCTGGGTCTGAGATTGTCCTCAGAAATCTAGGGGCAGAGTGGGAGAAAGGGTTGGTGATCATCTCTTTGTGTCCTCCAGGTCCCTATGCCTCCCCCGCGTTCCTCCCGACGGCTCCGAGCTGGCACTCTGGAGGCCCTGGTCAGACACCTACTGGATACCCGGACATCAGGGACTGATGGGACTTTCATGTCAGCCTTCCTGGCCACCCACCGGGCCTTCACCTCGACGCCTGCCTTGCTAGGGCTTATGGCTGACAGGTCAGAGTCATAAGGGACCCAGGGTCGTGGAGTGTCTGTCCAGATTTCCTAAAGTTCCAACATCCCACCAAAATAGTTAAGGCCACTGGGGGTTTGGGAAAAAAGGACAGGTAGATCCTCTTTTTCCTCTCAGGCTGGAAGCCCTTGAATCTCATCCTACCGGTGAACTAGAGaggacaacagagtgagtgaCCCCTGGTTCTTAATCTCACAGTCTCCTCTGCCCAGGCTGCAGCTTTACCTCTCACCCTTGGCTGATTCCCTTCTCCCAGGGTAGCCATCTCTGTGCTGTCAACCTGGCTGGCCTCTCACCCTGAGGATTTTGGCTCTGAGGCCAAGGGTCAGCTTGACCGGCTTGAGAGCTTCTTACTTCAGACAGGGTATGCAGCAGGGAAGGGTGTTGGGGGGGGCAGCGCTGACCTCATCCGCAACCTCCGGTCCCGGGTGGACCCTCAGGCCCCCGACCTTCCTAAGCCCCTGGCCCTCCCCGGCGATCCCCCTGCTGACCCCACGGATGTCCTGGTGTTCCTCGCTGACCACTTGGCCGAACAGCTGACCCTGCTAGATGCGGTGAGACCCTGACCTCTGGCCCGTATGCCCCCTGACCCCTTACTAACCTCTCCTTGACTCCAGATCCTTTCCTTGCTTCCACCCTTTCCTGATCCAGCTCCTAGCCTCTTTCACCTACCATTTTgactttccctttttccctttggtTGTTACCCTTCAAACCCTGTGCCCCTCTGGTTCCTTGGCCACCTAAGATCCTCAGATCCCTAATATTGGAAGGCCGACCTCACTTGACTATGAACTTTAACCTCTTACCTCTACCCTGCAGGAGCTATTTCTCAATTTGATCCCCTCTCAGTGCCTGGGAGGCCTGTGGGGTCACAGAGACCGGCCAGGACATTCTCACCTCTGCCCATCTGTTCGAGCTACTGTCACACAGTTCAACAAGGTGGCAGGGGCAGTGGTTAGTTCTGTCCTGGGGGCTACCTCCACCGGAGAGGGACCTGGGGAGGTGACCATACGGCCACTCCGTCCCCCACAGAGGGCCCGCCTCCTGGAGAAGTGGATCCGCGTGGCGGAGGTGAGAGAGGAAGAGTGCCCCACGGTGGGTGGCTATGGCACGGAGAGGGCTCCCATAGCCTTAGCTCTCTTTGACCCCCACAGGAGTGCCGGCTGCTCCGAAACTTCTCTTCAGTTTATGCTGTGGTGTCAGCCCTGCAGTCCAGCCCCATCCACAGGCTTCGGGCAGCCTGGGGGGAAGCAACcaggtggggaggctgaggcattggACTGGGTTGGGGGTTCCTCAGAAGGCAGGGAAGAGGGGGTGACAGAGCCCGGCCTGTCCTCAGGGCCacttttctccctcccccagggACAGCCTCAGAGTCTTTTCTAGCCTCTGCCAGATTTTCTCCGAGGAGGATAATTATTCCCAGAGTCGGGAGCTGCTCGTGCAGGTGAGAGCCTGGTTTGTGGCATTCccccctctccctgctccctaCTGCTCCACCATGTCTCtttattttgtcaccaccaggaggTAAAGTTGCAGTCTCCTCTGGAGCCACACTCCAAGAAGGCCCCGAGGTCTGGCTCCCGGGGTGGGGTGAGTGACTAGCTGGGTGGTGGGCTTGGGGGTTGTGATTATGAAGGGGTGAGGAGTATGTTTTGGGGGAGCAGCCTGAAGGATGGGTAAGGGAGGCACAGAGGGGTGAGGGGTAAGGAGAATGAAATCTGTTCTCTGAGGCAATGGGGAGGGCAAGTGCGGAGGGACGGAGGGCCCTCACATCAATGGCAGCACGTCTGACCCTGAGCCCTGACCTCAGGGTATAGTCCCATACCTTGGCACCTTCCTGAAGGACCTTGTGATGCTGGATGCAGCCTCCAAGGATGAGTTGGAGGtcagtggtgtgtgtgtatgtgtgtgtcatgATGATGATGTAACAAGTGGGCTGCAGGGTCCGACAGATCCCCCCCCTTGCAAGGGGCTATAAGGCACAAATAGCTGAGTGTGGGATAAAGCCAGATCTGTTTCTGTGCCGGGTTGCCTCAGTGGTCTGTAAATGAGAAACTAGAAATAGCATCTACATTGATCTGTTATTGTAAGGGTTAAATGAATTCGTATTTGTCAAGTGCTTAGAACGTGCCTGAAACATAAGCACATCTAGGTTTTGTGATGGGCTCCTGCTCTATTGCTAGagtttgttaaataaacaaatactgaGACCCTGGGCAAGTTCCTTATCCTCTCTGGATGAGGAATCCTATCCAATTGGATACTATCCAGTCTTCTCATTTGCAAAGCAGACTCGTTGTGTACCTGAGGTATTAAATTTAAAGGGTCAAGTGCAGTGCTTAGGCCATGATAGATTGagggggaaggcagggagggatggGAAGAGTCAGAGAGGCTAGAGGGAAGTGATTGTGAGTTGGATGTGGCTGTGTGTGTTTAAGAGAGGGGATATTCTCTCTCTGTGGCCTGGAAGGTAGTGTTAGAACTTTCACCCCATCCCCATTTTCCTCGCAGAATGGATACATCAATTTTGACAAGCGGAGGAAGGTGAGTGGAGTGCCTGGGCTGGATGCTGGACTTCCCAATCCATGTTCCCGGAAGGGGAGGGGGGAAAATCAGGTGTCCCTGAGTTTTGGCTCCTGCAGTTTGAGGGCTTCTTCCCAGGAGTTTGCAGTCCTTTCTGAGTTGCGACGGCTCCAGAATGAATGTCGTGGCTATAACCTCCAACCTGACCATGATATCCAGAGGTGGCTACAGGGGCTCCGGCCACTGACAGAGGCTCAGAGGTGACTGGCGGGTGAGGTTGGGACTCTAGGGCTCTGGCCAGGTGTAGGGGATTGGTGTCATGTCCTGAGCTCTGTCTTTTGCCCCCTAACCCAGCCATCGTGTATCCTGTGAGGTGGAGCCACCTGGTTCCAGTGACCCTCCTGCCCCACGGGTCCTTCGGCCAACATTGGTCATCTCGCAgtggacagagtgagagactcacTGGCTGGGGGGGTGGTTACTTGGAACTTCCACTTTTCTTCTGATCCTCCCAATCTCCTGCCACTGTAGGGTTCTGGGCTCTGTTGGGGTCCCTACCCCGCTTGTGTCCTACGACCGGCCCAGTATGGCGGGAGATGAGGTGCCTACAACTCCTGCTCCTCTGCTGACTCGGCTGGCCCAGGTGAGCTCTGCTTCTGACTCTGACCTTGACACTGACCCTCACTCTGTAAATGTTTCTTCCTTAACCTCCCCGCCTTCATGCCAGTCCCATGTTGTTTATTCCTAGCACATGAAGTGGCCATCTGTCTCGTCACTAGACTCTGCCCTGGAAAGCAGTCCATCCCTGCACAGTCCAGCTGACCCCAGCCATCTCTCCCCACCAGCCTCCTCCCCTAGGCCTTCTCGAGGTCACCGCCGCTCAGCCTCCTGTGGCTCCCCGCTGAGTGGGGGTGCAGAAGGGGCCTCCGGGGGGACTGGATATGGGGGAGGGGGATCTGGGCCAGGGGCCTCTGATTGCCGAATCATCCGAGTCCAGATGGAGCTGGGGGAAGATGGCAGTGTCTATAAGAGCATTTTGGTGAGGGAGCCTTGGGATGGAGTTGGGGTGAAGGATGGTGTCTTCTTGGACTATAAATGTCTGAGGTTTGGGCAACCAAATGGAATTGaatgtagttttaattttgacttttggttttggcagttgttttatttttaattttatcttgtaAACTCTGGTCTTCAATACAAgctgaaatttgttttattttgatggCTATTTTGCATTAGTTGCTACACCTTAAACTTTTGGTGGCCATATTAAAATTTCAGAATCAACAGCAGTTTCCCCAAAGGCAAGCAGCTCTGTTTCACTGGGCACCATGTGGGCTGGCTTCTGGGGTATAGGAAGCCACCGTATTGGGTTTCCCTGTTCCTTTTAAAGCCTTGGACACAAGTAACCTTTTGTGGTTGGGTTCAGTGGCTAAGGGTAGAAAGATGGGAATTCATGGCTGATTGATTGCTCTTTTGGTCTCCTGTCTTGCCAGGTGACAAGCCAGGACAAGGCTCCAAGTGTCATCAGTCGTGTCCTTAAGAAAAACAATCGTGACTCTGCAGTGGTTTCAGAGTATGAGCTGGTACAGCTGCTGCCAGGGGAGCGAGGTCAGAGGCCACGAGGGAAAGGCAGACTCGGGAGGAGAGTGGAGTGCTTCCACATCTGGGCGGCTGTGGGGGGATTGACTGTGTCTGTGCTTGACATCCACCCCCTGAACCTTCAGAGCTGACTATCCCAGCCTCGGCTAACGTATTCTACGCCATGGATGGAGCTTCACACGATTTCCTCCTGCGGCAGCGGCGAAGGTCCTCTGCTGCTACACCTGGCGTCACCAGTGGCCCGTCTGCCTCAGGAACTCCTCCAAGTGAGGGAGGAGGGGGCTCCTTTCCCAGGATCAAGGCCACAGGGAGGAAGATTGCACGGGCGCTGTTCTGAGGAGGAAGCCCCGTTGGCTTACAGAAGTCATGGTGTTCATACCAGATGTGGGTAGCCATCCTGAATGGTGGCAGTTGTATCACATTGAGACAGACATTCAGAAAGGTAGCCAGCCATCCTGGGGCAGTGAAGTACCACTGGTTTACCAGACAGCTGAGAAATCCAGCCCTGTAGGAACTGGTGTCTTGTAACCAAGTTGGATACCTGTGTGTAGCTTCCTACCTGTGCAGCACACAGGTAGTGCTGGAAAAAACGCATCAGTTTCTGATTCTTGGCCATATCCTAATATGCAAAGGGCTAAGCAAAGGCCTCAAGGCTCTGAGCCCCAGGGCAGAGGGAAATGGCAAAAAGTAGGTCCTCGCAGGAGTTCTTCTTCCCACTCTGGGGGGTTTCTATCACTGTGACAACACTAAGATAATAAACCAAAACACTACCTGAATTCTACTCCCGTCCTTGTAGTGCGTATGAACTGGCTGCTATGAGTGGGGGTGGGGAACTGGCTGAAGGCAGATGCCATGGAACAGGAAGGGGCACAATGTTTTCTATCCCCATGAACAGAGCAAAAAGTAAGTGAGGTATTAGTGAAAAAAGTTTCCTCAGAACAATTTTTCTTCAGTAACCTCTCTACCACTGGGCCCTTGCTACAAATGTGTATAAAACAATTTTAGGACAAGGAAATGGCAGAACAACTTTATGGACAACATAGAAACTTGGGAGGACTTATATACCATAAAGCATTACGTGCTGGGATTTTAAGTCAGTTTAAGCTACATTCAAGCAAATTCTAGGAAGACAGAGACTGAAAAGTACTAATAGAGATGCCAGGGCTGCTGGCAAGGAGGGTAACCACATTTCATCCTGGGGCCTCAGGTTAGAGAACTGTGAATTCTTTTTCAATTGAACTGACATTCCTAGCAATATGCTATGTTGTAAATGCCCTTCCAAAATAATCATGCCAACCAAGACGAGGGAAAGTTAAGGGTTGTATATACAGGCAAGAAATAGGTTTGAGGACATTTAGGATTTCactttcaagaaagaaaagaacatcgTGCCACAAAGAAATTCCAAGTGCAAGAGTTTGAACCTGAGGGGGTAATACAGGTGGTGTGTGTGAAGGTGGAAGGGACTGTGGGGATATGACAGAAGCGCCTGGTCAGGAAACAGCCACGTGTTTTTACGTTTTATTAGCTACAGTATAGATCCTAGAGCTGCCtcattcccttccctcccctccccccaccatggGGTCAGGCCTTGCCAGGAGCCCCTGCCTTTGCCGCCTGGGCCCGCTGGAACTCCTGCTGCAGCTGAGcaaggatctccctctgttggtCTGACTGCCGCTCAAGATCCCGGAGCTGGGATTCGTATCGCTTACTAAAGAGAGACAAGGGAGACAAGTAGGGAGAAATTAGTAGGACTTACTATGGAGGGTGCTAAACACAAGAAAGAGATAGGTGGAAAACTTGAGAttagggaagggagaaggggagttaaaagggaaggaaggggttGGAGGAACTGGAGGACTAGGGGCCACTATGGAGAGCTGTTCTGCAATGGTTCAACACCTCTACTCCAATGGTTCACTTGCATCACGGGGTGCAGCACACAGTGGTGGAATAAAAACTCACATTTCAGCTGTGATATAGTCCAGCCTCTTCCCTACTGTGGCCCGAGCCTCCCCTAGCTCCTGTTTGACTAGCACTGGACCCAGAAGTTTAAAGACCACGTTGGACCCATCCAGCAGGGCCAGTTCCTGATGGAGGGATGGGACATACGTGATCAGAACCATGGCTAGTACAGGTCCCTCCTCGCCCCACAAATCCCAGTCCCTCACCTCTTTCACGATATTATTTTCTGTTAGTTGTGCTTCAAGTTTCTGCCTCCCCGACATGGATTTACTCAAGTCTGGGGATAAGAGGAAAGGCAAGATTAGAAACATCAATCCTAGTCAGGTGGATATGGATCTGAGGAAGCAGAAAAGTATGGGGGCAGCGGGTCAGTGAATAGGGAAGAGTACTGAAGCGGGAAAGTCTCTGCACGCGAGGGCCCAGATGGGGGCAACAAACCTTATCTCGGTAATGGCTTTGGGTTGTGAGTGCATCGGGCGAGGCCATACCGACCCTGCTCCCTTACCCTTCTGTAGCTGTTGATATTTCTCCACTACTCCCTGCAGCTTCTTCTGGATCAGCTCCGCCATGGCGGGGATGAAAGCCTACGGGGAGCGAGACAAGGGCGCTGCGTCTCACTCTCTGGAAGGTACCTGAGCTCCCTTTTCTGATCTCGCCTGCGGAAATGATAGCACTCTTGAGAGGCAGCCCTGAGGGGCACCGCCACCTCCCCCCGGTCCCGGGTATCGACTTCAACCCGTTCCCAGGATGTAGTGGGCGAAACGCAAGACCATAAGCCTCTCAACCGAAATCCTAACCTATTCACGTTCTTCCTTCAGTAGTAATAAACCCGGAAGTAAACGAGGAATGCTGGGAAAAGACTGCACCGGAAGTTTCTTTCTGACCCTTGATGGGAAGTGTAGTTCTGACATGTTTAGCGAGTGGAGCTCTGCTAAAAAGACTAGACTAGGATATTTTTAGGCAAGATGGGGAAACTAACCCGGAAAAAGAAACCGCATCGCTACTTAGCCCCTGGTCCCGGGCGTGCCTTTCTTTTGTAAGTCACTCTTGCATAAGCTGCCGCTCGTGATAAGGTGCCAAGAGCTCTTCCGCCCCTCTAAGGAGAGCGTGCCCTCACTCAAGATGGCGCCTAGAGAGCTTCAGACCTGGTACGCTGCTGATTGGATGAAAGATAGAGGGCTTCCGGGAGTTTTCAAGCCGACTGTGGGACAGCTGAGAGGAGTTTTGCACGTGGATCGCCGTTCTGGTGGGCGAGATGGAGACAGCCCCCAAGCCGGGCAGGGATGTCCCGCCcaagaaagacaaacttcagaCCAAGAGAAAGGTATCGGCCTCCCTGAGTGGGAAAGGAAGTTTTTTGCCGCGGGGTCGGGGGGGCGGGGCGTGGGTGCGGAGTATCAGAGTTCCTGATCTGCTTGTAGAAACCGCGGCGATACTGGGAGGAAGAGACCGTTCCGACCAGAGACGGagcctctccagggcctccttgTAACAAGAAGAATCGGGAGCTCCGTCCTCAGAGACGAAAAAATGCTCACATATTAAAGAAGTCTCGGATTTCTAAGAAGCCTCAGGTCCCGAAGAAACCCCGAGAATGGAAGAACCCGGAGTCCCAGCGGAGCTTGTCCGGGGTGAACGTGGAACCTGATGGGTGGCGAGGCAGGCCGCCTTGTGCTTTGAAAGGGTTGGGGTCAATCCAAGGCTGTCTACTAACTGCATTCTCCTTTCTCCTAGGCCCAAGATCCAttcccaggccccgcccccgtcTCTGTGGAGGTGGTCCAGAAGTTCTGTCGCATTGACAAATCCCGAAAGGTGAGGTCCAGCCGGAGAGTTGGGAAGTGTTGGAGGCAGGGAGTGTCTGGGTGAGTTGAATGGAGCCTGGGCCAGGTAGCTCTCCTGTGACCCCACTTATCCTGTGGTTCTTCTGCCACTCCTCCCCACCAACAATGTTATAGCTACCACGTTCTAAAGCCAAAACTCGAAGCCGACTTGAGGTGGCTGAAGCTGAGGAAGAGGAAACAAGTATCAAAGCTGCTCGTTCTGAGCTGCTGCTTGCTGAGGAACCTGGGTGAGTGGGCCCTAATCTGGACCCCCAATCCCTGCCTTATAGGACTGTCTTTTCTCGTTTTTATGTTGGTATACTTGCTTCATATTGGGAAACTTTACTGCTATCCTAACCCTTGCTTTCAGTTTTCTGGAAGGGGAAGATGGGGAAGACACAGCAAAGATATGCCAGGCTGACATTGTGGAGGCTGTGGACATTGCAAGTGCAGCCAAGGTGAGCCTGAGGAGGTAAAAGAGCCAAGGGATTGATTGGTGGTGCAGGACAAGAGAGGAATGGGGGCTAGAAGAAGGCGTTACTGCAGggtactcatttttttttttttttttcccactcttctctttcccagcactttgacttGAATCTGAGGCAGTTTGGGCCCTACAGACTAAACTACTCTCGAACTGGAAGGTAAGGTTGAATTCTAGTGACTCTTGAACTAAGATGTGTTTCCTTAACCACTTTAGCCATGCCCACTTCAGCCATTCACAGTGTGTGTTTGGGTTGTTGATGAGGGGAGGGTCCTTCGATTTGCTTGGGTGTGAGGGTGAGCACCTGCAGCAACATGTGTCTGCCCACCTGGAGAGATGGGGCTGGCATGGGGCAGACCTCAAGTCGTCTGAGTCGGTGGTCCCCTGCCTTAACACCCTGCCTGCCCCTCACCTCCAACAGACACCTGGCTTTTGGAGGGCGCCGAGGTCATGTGGCTGCCCTTGATTGGGTAACAAAGAAGCTTATGTGCGAGATCAACGTCATGGAGGCAGTGCGGGACATCCGGTCAGTGGCCTCACTGTCAGCGGTCAGTAGGGGTGAGATAGTCCATCCTTGATTGAATGATAGCTTGTGACCTCATTTCCCAATTGAACCACTCTTCCTCTCCCCCAGGTTTCTCCATTCTGAGGCACTGCTTGCTGTTGCCCAGAACCGCTGGCTCCACATCTATGACAATCAGGGCATTGAGCTCCACTGTATCCGCCGGTGTGACCGAGTGACACGGCTTGAGTTCCTGCCCTTCCACTTCCTCCTGGCTACAGCTGTGAGTGGCCGTGGAGCTCAGGAACTGGTTGGCAGCCCTTGGGATGACCACTTCTCCTTTAGGACCCCAGGAGAGGGAATACAGAGGGCAGTCAGGACTGGgtcattctctgtctctctctttctcagtcaGAAACAGGGTTTCTGACCTACCTGGATGTATCAGTGGGGAAGATCGTGGCAGCTCTGAATGCTCGAGCTGGGCGGCTCGATGTCATGAGTCAGAACCCTTACAATGCCGTCATCCATCTCGGACACAGCAACGGTCAGTACCTGGCTTAGTTTTGACTCTCTGACCATCTTGACTTGGCGTTTCTTCTATATTTATACTTCATGAGTCCCTTAAAGTTacccttttatttccattttttgttatCTCTTGGTCTTGAGTTCCCATCTTTCCCAGGTTTAATAACCTCAGGGTTAGGTTTGTATTAGCAACTTTGGTTCTTCTTCTCTTCCAGGTACTGTGTCTTTATGGAGTCCAGCTATGAAGGAGCCACTGGCAAAGATTCTCTGTCATCGTGGTGGGGTCCGGGCTGTGGCAGTAGATTCTACAGGCACGTAAGTCACTGGTGGAATGAGGTGTTAGGTGGGCAGAAAGTTGTGGAAGGTAGTGTGCTTTAGGAGCACAGACTCTAAAGCCAGGATGCCCAGGTTTAAATCACGATGTTACCACTGATGGGCCTCGTAAGTATGGGCATATTGCATAACCTTTGTGTGCCACAGTTTCCTCACCCCAGAAATGGAAATATGAGTGTCTAGTTCAAGGGTccacaaactttttctgtaaagagtcagatagtaaatattttatgatttgctGATAAGAGGTAAAATCAGAGGGTACTGTATAGGTATTTAAAtaccaagagaaaacaaattatcacaatttttttttttttgagatggagtctcactctgacgcccaggctggagtgcaatggcgcgatgtcagctcactgcaacctccgcctcttaggttcaagtgattctcctgccttggcctcccgaagagctgggactataggcactcagcacaacgcctggctaatttttgtatttttaatagagacagggtttcaccatgttggtcaggctggtcttgaattcctgacctcaagtgatctgcccgcctcagcctcccaaagtgctgggattacaggcgtgagtcaccgcgcctgaccttttttttttttttttaatcttttgagggagatgtagtcttgctctatctcccaggctggagtgcagtggcgtgatctcggctcactgcaacctctgcctcccgggttcaagcgactcttctgcctcagtctcccaagtagttgggattacaggcacctgccatcatgaccagctaatttttgcattcttttgtagagacggggttttaccatgttggccaggctggtcttgaactcctgacttcaggtgatctgcctgcctcggcttcccaaagtgctgggattacagttgtgagccactgcgctcggcccacacatttttaagttataaaattaaacataatatggccaggtgctcacgcctgtaatcccagcactttggaggctgaggcgggtggatcacctgaggtcaggagttcgagaccagcctggccaatgtggcaaaaccctgtctctactaaaaatccacaaaattagccgagtgttgtggcaggggcctgtaatcccagcaacttgggaggctgaggcagaagaatcgcttgaacttgggaggcagaggttgcagtgagccgagattatgtcattgcactccaacctgggcaacaagagcaaactccgtctcaggaaaaaaaaaaaaaaaaagttaaacataatatGAGGCTGGATACAGTAGCTGaagcctgtaatcttaacactttggtaggctgaggtgggcagatcgcttgagcccagaagttcaaaaccagcctgggtgacatggtaaaactctgtctctacaaagataGAAAacttacccgggtgtggtggtgcatgcctgtagtcccagctactcaggaggctcagtgggaggatcacctcagcacaggaggttaaggctgcagtgagctgtgatcatcccACTGTACTCTTGcgtgggcagcagagtgagaccctgtcttaaaaaataataataaatatgatatttgTGTAATACAGATCTACTAATGGGAAGCACTGAATTTCTCTTTTTGAGGATAACATTTTGCCTAGTTCATGTACAAAGTTAGTGTTCCAAATGATCAAATTTGACTGTAGATACTAATGTTCATGCTGATCTGTAGAGATTTCATGTATTTCATCTTTGAAAACATCTTTTCACACAGTTAGGTAATGATAGGTGATATGTGAGGTGCTCAGAAGGCTGTGCAGCActtatgattgtgtcactgtgaCTTGTAGTGTACAAAGCAGGAGTGCAAATCAGGATGCCGTAGTCTCTGTCATGACCACTCGGCTGTGTGTTGTAGAGCAAAACCAGCCACGGTGTAAGTAAATAGTGAGTGGCCATGTTCCAATAGAGCTTTATTTGTGGATAttggaatttgaatttcataCAGTTTTCACAGtctcaaaatattcttttgattttttttcaaccacttaaaaatgtaaaaaccattcttggcTTGTGGGCCATACAGAACTAGATGATGGGCCAGGTTTGGCCCGTGGGCAGTAGTTTACCAAGCCCGAGTTTAAAGCCCTTATAAAAGCTGTTGTAGACATTAAGACATTAAGATGAGTTAAGGCATATAGTTTAGCACAGTGCTTAGCAAATAGGGAGCGCTGTATTCATCATTGCCATTCAAGATGATTGTTCTCTCCAGGTCTGGCTGATGTGAGGGGTAGAGGTGGTGTCTGCTTTGGATTTCTGCTGTTCCTGAGAGAGTATCTGCATTTTCCACAGCTGTTCTCTCTGATTTGTATTTTCCTCTGATTCCTTTCGTCAGGTATTCACTGGGCATCTGCTGTGGGCGGGGCTCTGTGCTGAAGTTCTGGAGATAAAAGGATGAATCATTGAGCCTGCCTTGGTGTGGTGCTCCGGTTACCCTTTAGGTATAAAAACTTGTggctatggtttttttttttttttttttttgagacagagtttcactctgtcacccaggctggagtgcagtggcgcaatctcactgcaacctctgtccccgggggttcaagtgattgtcctgcctcagcctcctgagtagctgggattacatgcacctgccaccatgcccggttaatttttaaatttttagtagagatggggtttcaccatcttggccaggctggtcttgaactactgacattgtgattcacctgcttcagcctcccaaagtgctgtaccCGGCCATGGCTATGGTTTTTGAGAATGACTGGCCAGgtgatgcatttatttatttattattatttttcgagatggagtcttgatctgtcacccaggctggagtgcagtggcacgatctcgattcactgcaaccttcgcctcctaggctcaagtgattcttgtgcctcagcctctgagtagctgggactacaggtgcgtgccactgcacgcagctaatttttgtatttttaatagagatggaatttcactatgttggccaggctggtctcgaactcctgaccttgtgatccgcccatctggtctcccaaagtgctgggattataggcctgagccaccgctcctggcctctgTAACTGTATCTTTGGCCTCTGTAATTGTATCTTTGTGAACAAGTGATTCTGTTCTGCCCTTTTTACTCCATATCTATATCAGCCTGGCTCTAGGAGAGTCGGAAGCCCTGCCCAAGGGTTTCTGCCCTCTCTGGGCCACTGGGCCAAAGCTGtagcttgccctccatgggctacCTGGGTCAGCCACTCCTCTGCTTAGCGCTTAATCACTAGTTAGCTGAGGCCTGAAGTTTAATCAACACCTTGATGCTGAACAGATCTGGTCCTTGTGATCTTCAGCCCATCCCTGCTTTTCTCTGGTCCTTCTCAGGAGCATGTCACATAGGCCACAGGGACTCCAGCGATGAAGCCGA
Above is a genomic segment from Piliocolobus tephrosceles isolate RC106 chromosome 5, ASM277652v3, whole genome shotgun sequence containing:
- the WDR46 gene encoding WD repeat-containing protein 46; the protein is METAPKPGRDVPPKKDKLQTKRKKPRRYWEEETVPTRDGASPGPPCNKKNRELRPQRRKNAHILKKSRISKKPQVPKKPREWKNPESQRSLSGAQDPFPGPAPVSVEVVQKFCRIDKSRKLPRSKAKTRSRLEVAEAEEEETSIKAARSELLLAEEPGFLEGEDGEDTAKICQADIVEAVDIASAAKHFDLNLRQFGPYRLNYSRTGRHLAFGGRRGHVAALDWVTKKLMCEINVMEAVRDIRFLHSEALLAVAQNRWLHIYDNQGIELHCIRRCDRVTRLEFLPFHFLLATASETGFLTYLDVSVGKIVAALNARAGRLDVMSQNPYNAVIHLGHSNGTVSLWSPAMKEPLAKILCHRGGVRAVAVDSTGTYMATSGLDHQLKIFDLRGTYQPLSTRTLPHGAGHLAFSQRGLLVAGMGDVVNIWAGQGKASPPSLEQPYLTHRLSGPVHGLQFCPFEDVLGVGHSGGITSMLVPGAGEPNFDGLESNPYRSRKQRQEWEVKALLEKVPAELICLDPRALAKVDVISLEQGKKERIERLGYDPEAKSPFQPKPKQKGRSSTASLVKRKRKVMDEEHRDKVRQSLQQQQQQQQQQQQHKEVKAKSTGARPSALDRFVH